A window from Candidatus Nitrospira neomarina encodes these proteins:
- a CDS encoding class I SAM-dependent methyltransferase: MNDPLCTSQLPSLERPKNSDLPRSLRYYQKGILHPEAWFSIVENDYIKFVDAVNWDSLFPEQNAGYQVLDIGCGPGRFPRMLQAWLPSTIRLHYDYLDPSHYCLSTCSQSLRRPFLPRHALQTTWDNAENFLAPGSYDVAWAIQSFSCLDHASLHPSLSRLIGALHPFRGTACIVLAKQEAFFSQLHHTFFQECSPHASVPYLSAESVVAVLEKLGVSITIREIACTHSISIRHDRLLEQYLQQVVMDSTPLPNWMKQPRLRQLVESCRDGETYHFTNPYWLILCTPPSAGAGGRLRLQQYLSSVTSCKLAS, from the coding sequence ATGAACGACCCCTTATGTACCTCTCAACTGCCTTCTCTCGAACGACCAAAAAACTCGGACCTTCCCCGATCACTTCGTTATTATCAAAAGGGCATCTTACATCCCGAAGCCTGGTTTTCAATTGTGGAAAACGATTACATTAAATTCGTAGATGCGGTGAATTGGGATTCGCTATTTCCGGAACAGAACGCTGGCTATCAAGTTCTAGACATTGGATGTGGACCCGGCCGATTTCCTAGAATGTTGCAGGCATGGCTTCCGTCAACAATACGCCTTCATTATGATTATTTGGACCCTTCCCACTATTGCCTCTCCACCTGCAGCCAATCTCTACGCCGGCCATTTCTCCCCAGACATGCCTTGCAAACCACCTGGGATAATGCTGAAAATTTCTTGGCTCCAGGTTCTTACGATGTGGCATGGGCGATTCAATCCTTCTCTTGCCTGGATCATGCCTCTCTCCATCCTTCATTGTCCCGACTAATCGGTGCTCTGCACCCATTTCGAGGAACCGCATGTATTGTGCTTGCCAAGCAAGAGGCTTTTTTCTCACAGCTGCATCATACCTTCTTTCAAGAATGTTCCCCTCACGCTTCAGTGCCCTATCTTTCTGCAGAGTCGGTCGTTGCTGTTTTAGAAAAACTGGGAGTTTCTATCACTATTCGAGAAATAGCCTGCACCCATAGCATTTCAATCCGGCATGATCGACTATTAGAACAATACCTCCAACAGGTCGTTATGGACTCAACCCCCCTCCCAAACTGGATGAAGCAGCCAAGATTACGACAGCTTGTAGAGTCCTGCCGTGATGGTGAGACCTACCATTTTACCAATCCCTATTGGCTCATATTGTGTACACCCCCATCCGCAGGAGCTGGAGGAAGGCTTCGGCTTCAGCAATACCTCTCATCGGTAACATCTTGTAAACTCGCCTCCTAG